A region from the Rhodamnia argentea isolate NSW1041297 chromosome 7, ASM2092103v1, whole genome shotgun sequence genome encodes:
- the LOC115750883 gene encoding protein argonaute 16-like: MIDALFKPLADGVDDGIMRELLLDFYQSSSGRKPTQIIVFRDGVSESQFNQVLNIKLEQIVKAYRNLGRPIFQNSLLSWRRRITTQLFQT; this comes from the exons ATGATTGATGCTTTATTCAAGCCTTTGGCTGACGGGGTTGATGATGGTATCATGCG aGAACTGCTCTTAGACTTCTACCAG TCAAGCAGTGGACGCAAGCCGACTCAGATAATTGTTTTCCG GGATGGAGTGAGCGAGTCGCAgttcaatcaagttttaaacATCAAACTGGAGCAAATTGTCAAG GCCTATCGGAATTTGGGGAGGCCAATATTCCAAAATTCACTGTTATCGTGGCGCAGGAGAATCACCACACAACTTTTTCAAACCTGA
- the LOC115750884 gene encoding clathrin coat assembly protein AP180, translated as MPSKLKKAIGAVKDHTSISLAKVGNTNATTLEVALLKATSHDEVPMEERYVDEILQLVASNKVYAATCAQLLAKRIGKTRNWIVALKCLMLVLRIFQDGDPYFPREVLHTMKRGGKILNLSSFRDHSKSSPWDYTSYVRIFALYLDERLDCFLMGKLQRQVANRRRENERLVNRRATEPIIRSMKPGMLLDRISHWQRLLERAIATRPTGSAKGNNLVQISLHAIVQESFDLYRDISDGLALLLDSFFQLQYQTCVNAFQTSIKASKQFEELSSYYILCKTLGVGRTSEYPSVQKISDELIETLREFLKDQDSFPASGRMSSPQMLLPAMPGKHMEGFSEKSSEFSSQCMSLEDMMSMTDSGTSPSITFEQEIQIEQFEKQPAQEDSVNANTNMLSSSSDPQETSATTIFVSFDDWPTQEVPHQEQAQHISGAHLKNGSRDFWELELAMMAGQVRPNVNAKIPNDSGLASTTVIDPFGDAPVLSSQNNPFLQDTDALSVMVPPSTAASVMPFHSSTDLFTVAPTFQATPKPTFGTLSPNANAVTAQVENDPFASSFEAAAGGQRSDGSTNHENLQYEQQLWLQSQNKIIAKHMT; from the exons ATGCCGAGCAAGCTGAAGAAGGCGATCGGGGCCGTGAAGGATCATACGAGCATAAGCCTTGCCAAGGTCGGCAACACCAATGCGACGACCCTCGAAGTCGCCCTCCTCAAGGCCACCTCGCACGACGAGGTCCCCATGGAAGAGCGCTACGTGGACGAGATCCTCCAGCTCGTCGCCTCGAACAAGGTCTATGCGGCCACCTGCGCGCAGCTGCTCGCCAAGCGCATCGGCAAGACCCGGAACTGGATCGTGGCGCTCAAGTGCCTAATGCTCGTCCTCCGGATCTTCCAGGACGGCGACCCCTACTTCCCTAGGGAGGTGCTCCACACGATGAAGCGCGGTGGAAAGATCCTCAACCTCTCGAGCTTCCGAGACCACTCGAAGTCGAGCCCGTGGGACTACACCTCCTACGTCCGGATATTCGCGCTCTACCTCGATGAGCGATTAGATTGCTTCCTCATGGGGAAGCTGCAACGGCAGGTGGCGAACCGGAGGAGGGAAAACGAGCGGCTCGTGAACCGGAGGGCAACCGAGCCGATCATTAGGAGTATGAAGCCTGGAATGCTGCTTGACAGGATCTCCCATTGGCAGAGACTGCTTGAGAGGGCCATTGCCACAAGGCCAACAGGCTCGGCCAAGGGCAACAATTTGGTTCAGATCTCACTCCATGCCATTGTtcaggagagctttgatctgtACAGAGACATATCCGATGGCCTTGCACTGCTCTTGGACAGCTTCTTTCAATTGCAATACCAGACTTGTGTCAATGCCTTCCAAACAAGCATCAAGGCCTCGAAGCAATTCGAAGAACTATCATCTTATTACATTTTGTGCAAGACCTTGGGGGTCGGTCGAACATCCGAATACCCGAGCGTGCAGAAGATATCCGATGAGCTCATCGAGACATTGCGGGAGTTCTTGAAGGACCAGGACTCGTTCCCGGCCAGTGGGAGGATGTCATCTCCGCAGATGCTCCTCCCTGCGATGCCAGGCA AGCACATGGAGGGATTTTCCGAGAAGAGTTCCGAGTTCAGCTCGCAGTGCATGTCTCTGGAGGACATGATGAGCATGACAGATTCAGGGACTAGTCCGTCGATCACAttcgagcaagaaattcagaTTGAACAATTTGAGAAGCAACCGGCTCAAGAGGACAGCGTGAACGCCAACACAAATATGCTTTCATCATCATCAGATCCTCAAGAAACAAGTGCAACAacaatttttgtttctttcgatGACTGGCCAACACAAGAAGTACCGCATCAAGAGCAAGCACAACACATTTCAGGAGCACATCTGAAAAATGGTTCAAGAGATTTCTGGGAGCTAGAATTGGCTATGATGGCGGGACAAGTGCGACCAAATGTGAATGCTAAAATTCCGAATGATTCTGGACTGGCCTCCACCACTGTGATTGATCCTTTCGGCGATGCCCCAGTTCTTAGTTCTCAAAATAATCCATTTCTGCAGGACACAGATGCATTAAGCGTCATGGTGCCGCCATCCACCGCAGCCTCCGTCATGCCTTTCCATTCCAGCACTGATCTGTTCACGGTTGCTCCCACCTTCCAGGCTACACCAAAACCGACATTCGGCACACTTAGTCCAAATGCGAATGCAGTTACAGCGCAAGTCGAGAACGATCCATTCGCATCAAGCTTCGAAGCTGCTGCCGGTGGACAGAGGTCTGATGGATCCACTAATCACGAAAACTTGCAGTACGAGCAACAGTTGTGGTTGCAGTCCCAGAACAAGATCATAGCAAAACATATGACTTAA
- the LOC115750903 gene encoding uncharacterized protein LOC115750903, whose protein sequence is MGKGDADQCVFPLTSLQIGDLQSYLSDLSIFLACESRKFYILVDNRPWLRNLSSRPARIWQLMVTKSRLSPFAKSKARRKRKEGKEARCKSDTSETKKFERWFKLINSANLSRKRVLMPVKKLRNSLLLDSKLHGILHGFIVFEVQWSNVRGINYLNELQTDTSLALEAKLMKRWEFDSIAQAASCLSAWFSGTHSERQILNAYLDSAIGETFHDAQDEFPESSIDSHEEIFFDDLSSRNNSPQHVHNNFHAFTASPESRMSEPSTPPTKKRRVIRSIGTGVEVDFSADEKHSESEDSVDDPESCCASDSDHAIESFQYKDVLILFRFNDHDLPFKLRGIIMADVRLLTLLESGLPSWVIFLQSYPGFCHLYRPWMCPLARTLYVIISVVTVLIGFYDLYKNVPVLKATASHLCGPLFDWIESWEMVSRIKYLGTMLFLHNCQKAIKWFLMVMGTTRSFFSVVAQPFAEPLLEVFECLLPLWNVCSGVVGSFFSVAWFVIESSCSLVENLSDILLQPLWFILSAIWTIGTSILYPIFCVLWEMLYLPIRMVLALGNMVAFLGTSIYVSIIEVWQTVRTIFQSASAASTAVNSYEASMWRVLWNDLFSHVFRAVRSILNGFVAFFSACNRHRLSIYNHGQGFVRRLGHTSGSHSPDHGHHRSTVESKSPKERRRKIHAN, encoded by the exons ATGGGGAAAGGAGACGCCGACCAATGCGTTTTTCCGCTCACCAGCTTGCAGATTGG GGACCTGCAATCGTATCTGTCAGATCTCAGTATCTTCTTGGCCTGCGAGAGTAGGAAATTTTACATACTGGTGGACAATCGGCCATGGTTGAGAAACTTAAGCTCGCGCCCGGCCCGAATATGGCAGTTGATGGTTACAAAG TCGAGGCTATCTCCTTTTGCGAAGAGTAAAGCTCGTAGGAAGAGAAAGGAGGGAAAGGAAGCTCGTTGCAAGTCTGACACCAGTGAGACCAAGAAGTTTGAGAGATGGTTCAAATTAATTAACTCTGCAAATTTATCGCGGAAGAGAGTTCTCATGCCGGTGAAGAAATTGCGGAATTCTTTGCTTCTAGATAGCAAGTTGCATGGGATTTTGCATGGCTTTATAGTTTTTGAAGTTCAATGGAGTAATGTTCGAGGTATAAATTATTTGAACGAGCTTCAG ACTGATACATCTCTGGCCCTAGAGGCCAAACTAATGAAAAGGTGGGAGTTTGATAGCATAGCTCAAGCTGCAAGCTGTCTGTCTGCATGGTTTTCAGGGACCCATTCTGAACGTCAGATTCTGAATGCTTATTTGGATAGTGCCATAG GTGAGACTTTCCACGATGCTCAAGATGAATTTCCAGAGTCTAGTATTGATTCCCATGAAgaaattttctttgatgatttgtcTTCTAGGAATAACTCTCCTCAGCACGTTCACAACAATTTTCATGCCTTTACTGCTTCCCCCGAAAGCCGAATGAGTGAACCAAGCACACCCCCGACTAAGAAGAGAAGAGTGATTAGATCCATTGGCACTGGTGTTGAGGTTGATTTCTCTGCAGATGAAAAACATAGTGAAAGTGAAGATTCAGTGGATGATCCTGAAAGCTGTTGTGCTAGTGATTCTGAtcatgcaatcgagtccttccagTATAAGGATGTCTTGATCTTGTTTAGGTTTAATGATCACGACCTTCCATTCAAATTGAGGGGCATAATAATGGCAGATGTGAGGTTACTTACACTGTTGGAGTCGGGACTTCCATCTTGGGTCATATTCCTCCAGTCGTATCCTGGATTTTGTCACCTGTATCGCCCATGGATGTGTCCCTTGGCTAGAACGTTGTATGTGATCATATCAGTGGTAACTGTACTGATTGGATTCTACGATCTGTACAAAAATGTTCCTGTCCTCAAGGCAACTGCGTCACATTTGTGTGGCCCTCTTTTCGATTGGATAGAATCTTGGGAGATGGTATCCCGAATCAAGTACTTGGGGACAATGCTTTTTCTTCATAACTGCCAGAAAGCAATAAAATGGTTCCTAATGGTCATGGGCACCACTCGGTCCTTTTTTTCAGTTGTAGCTCAACCCTTTGCAGAACCTCTTTTAGAGGTTTTTGAGTGCCTTCTTCCTTTGTGGAATGTGTGCTCTGGAGTGGTGGGAAGCTTCTTCTCAGTTGCTTGGTTTGTTATTGAATCTTCTTGCAGTCTAGTGGAAAACCTATCAGACATTTTACTGCAGCCactgtggttcatactctcagCAATCTGGACAATAG GAACTTCCATCTTGTATCCCATATTTTGTGTCCTCTGGGAGATGCTGTACTTGCCCATCCGTATGGTCCTTGCATTAGGGAATATGGTGGCTTTTCTGGGGACTTCCATATACGTCTCTATAATTGAAGTTTGGCAGACTGTTAGGACCATATTCCAGAGTGCTTCCGCTGCTAGTACTGCAGTGAACAGTTATGAAGCATCCATGTGGCGTGTGCTTTGGAATGATCTATTTTCTCAT GTCTTCCGTGCTGTAAGGAGCATACTAAATGGGTTTGTTGCCTTTTTCTCAGCCTGCAACAGGCATCGCCTCAG CATTTATAATCACGGTCAAGGATTTGTGCGAAGGTTGGGTCATACTTCAGGGTCACACTCTCCAGACCATGGTCATCACAGGTCAACAGTCGAAAGCAAAAGCCCA aaagaaaggaggaggaaaatccACGCAAATTAG
- the LOC115750831 gene encoding nucleobase-ascorbate transporter 1, translated as MADIAHPPMDQLQDLEYCIDSNPPWAETILLAFQNYILMLGTSVMLPSMLVPMMGGSDGDKARVIQTLLFVAGINTLLQALFGTRLPAVVGGSFAYVVPIVYIIGDSRLQKIDDSHERFLQTMRAIQGALIVASSIQIVLGYSQVWGLFSRFFSPLGMAPVVGLVGLGLFQRGFPSLGQCVEIGIPMLLMVIGVSQYLKHIRVMRDFPIFERFPVLICVAFVWIYSLILTASGAYRDRPVITQRSCRTDRANLISTAPWFKFPYPLQWGPPTFSAGHSFAMMSSVLVSMVESTGAYKAASRLAIATPPPAYVLSRGIGWQGIGILLDGLFGTGTGSTVSVENVGLLGLTRVGSRRVVQLSAAFMMFFSILGKFGAVFASIPFPIFAALYCVLFGLVASVGLSFLQFTNMNSMRNLIITGLSLFLGISVPQFFYEYWTPAREGLVHTNAGWFNAFLNTIFSSPATVGLIVAVFLDNTLEVEKSKKDRGMPWWVKFRTFRGDNRNEEFYTLPFNLNRFFPPT; from the exons ATGGCGGACATAGCGCACCCTCCGATGGACCAGCTACAGGACCTGGAGTACTGCATAGACTCCAACCCTCCCTGGG CTGAAACTATCTTATTGGCATTTCAGAATTACATTCTGATGCTGGGAACCAGTGTAATGCTCCCTTCAATGCTTGTGCCAATGATGGGAGGGAGTGAT GGTGACAAGGCTCGAGTGATACAAACTTTGCTCTTTGTTGCTGGCATTAATACACTTCTCCAGGCACTTTTTGGAACAAGGTTGCCAGCAGTAGTTGGAGGATCCTTTGCGTACGTTGTTCCTATTGTTTACATCATAGGCGACTCAAGATTGCAGAAGATCGATGATTCTCACGAA AGATTTCTGCAAACAATGCGTGCAATCCAAGGGGCTCTCATTGTGGCTTCGAGCATACAAATTGTCTTGGGGTACAGCCAAGTTTGGGGTCTCTTCTCACG CTTTTTCAGTCCTCTTGGTATGGCACCTGTTGTGGGATTGGTTGGACTAGGGTTGTTTCAAAGGGGTTTTCCCTCG TTGGGCCAGTGTGTTGAAATTGGGATACCCATGCTGCTGATGGTCATTGGAGTGTCACAA TATCTAAAGCACATAAGAGTAATGAGAGATTTCCCTATCTTCGAAAGATTCCCTGTACTGATCTGTGTCGCATTCGTCTGGATCTATTCACTCATCTTGACCGCCAGTGGGGCTTATCGAGATAGGCCCGTCATTACTCAACGAAGTTGCCGTACAGATAGGGCGAACCTTATATCTACTGCCCCATG GTTTAAGTTCCCTTACCCTCTACAATGGGGGCCGCCAACTTTCTCAGCTGGCCATTCTTTTGCAATGATGTCTTCAGTTCTTGTGTCAATGGTTGAG TCCACCGGCGCATACAAGGCAGCTTCTCGGTTGGCAATTGCTACTCCACCTCCGGCTTATGTATTGAGTCGTGGCATTGGCTGGCAG GGGATTGGAATCTTACTAGATGGTCTTTTTGGAACTGGCACTGGCTCTACAGTTTCTGT AGAGAACGTGGGACTCCTTGGACTAACACGGGTTGGAAGTCGGAGAGTTGTGCAATTATCTGCTGCCTTCATGATGTTCTTTTCTATCTTAG GAAAATTTGGAGCTGTATTTGCTTCCATACCCTTCCCAATATTTGCTGCGCTGTACTGTGTTCTCTTCGGCCTTGTAG CTTCTGTGGGATTGTCCTTCCTTCAGTTCACAAACATGAATTCCATGAGGAACCTCATCATTACTGGACTCTCCCTCTTTCTTGGAATATCGGTTCCCCAATTCTTCTATGAATACTGGACACCCGCTCGCGAGGGCCTTGTTCACACTAATGCTGGATGG TTCAATGCATTTCTGAATACCATATTCTCATCCCCGGCGACCGTGGGCTTGATCGTCGCCGTCTTCCTCGACAACACGCTGGAAGTCGAGAAGTCGAAGAAGGACCGCGGGATGCCCTGGTGGGTGAAGTTCAGGACGTTTAGAGGAGACAACAGGAACGAAGAGTTCTACACATTGCCATTCAACTTGAACAGATTTTTCCCTCCTACTTAG
- the LOC115750832 gene encoding AUGMIN subunit 2, producing MAMGGETTTWVGKKPLRRIGGMSDALSIASDLGFSLSAPRSQEEIQNLTLSGGEKGDDLIRVLRELTAVQRKIADLQVELQGRKDDKNVAHLTHVSEMEKKIETLARITTILKDVIQNKDRIIARLQQPYSLDCIPVEAEYQKQFSELLMKAASDYGALTASVADFQWSQNFKEPPSVWGEMLRPIPVALASCTRFFEAMSAMRDSFATLQKLRVGQSFPSIPATPSGDPSQKILGVSDCVTPPSWRNESSIDDLAIRSRRGQGIEHLEDDNGQVGEHHPADGTGNRRLSWPPLKKGSA from the exons ATGGCGATGGGCGGCGAGACGACGACGTGGGTGGGGAAGAAGCCGCTGAGGCGGATCGGAGGCATGTCTGATGCTCTCTCCATCGCCTCCGATCTCGGATTCTCCCTGTCAGCTCCTCGTTCTCAG GAAGAAATCCAAAACTTGACCTTGAGTGGTGGTGAAAAGGGTGATGACTTGATAAGGGTTCTAAGAGAGCTCACTGCGGTGCAAAGAAAAATTGCAGATCTGCAGGTGGAACTTCAGGGTAGAAAG GACGATAAAAATGTGGCACACTTGACACATGTGAgcgagatggagaagaagattgAGACTTTGGCAAGGATCACGACAATATTGAAAGATGTTATTCAAAATAAG GATCGCATCATAGCTCGGCTTCAACAACCATATTCCCTTGATTGTATTCCAGTGGAAGCAGAATACCAG AAACAATTTTCAGAATTGCTGATGAAGGCTGCCAGCGACTATGGTGCCTTGACAGCATCTGTTGCGGATTTTCAATGGAGCCAGAACTTCAAGGAACCTCCTTCAGTTTGGGGG GAGATGCTTCGCCCAATTCCTGTGGCCTTAGCATCATGCACCAGATTTTTTGAGGCAATGTCTGCTATGAGAGATTCATTTGCCACCCTTCAAAAGCTGAGAGTGGGTCAATCTTTCCCCTCTATTCCCGCGACACCGAGTGGAGATCCTTCGCAGAAAATCCTCGGAGTGTCTGACTGTGTAACTCCGCCTTCCTGGAGAAACGAGTCGAGCATCGACGACTTAGCCATCAGAAGCAGGAGAGGGCAAGGAATCGAGCATCTTGAAGATGACAACGGCCAGGTCGGGGAGCACCATCCTGCTGATGGCACCGGTAACCGGAGATTGTCTTGGCCTCCGTTAAAGAAAGGCAGCGCCTAG
- the LOC115750904 gene encoding small ubiquitin-related modifier 1-like, which translates to MSASGVTQQNEEEKKPNDQSAHINLKVKGQDGNEVFFRIKRSTQLKKLMNAYCDRQSVEMNSIAFLFDGRRLRGEQTPDELEMEDGDEIDAMLHQTGGAGTLT; encoded by the exons atGTCGGCCTCGGGGGTGACCCAGCAAaatgaggaggagaagaagccgAACGATCAGTCCGCCCACATCAACCTGAAGGTCAAGGGTCAG GATGGGAATGAAGTCTTTTTCAGGATCAAAAGGAGCACTCAGCTGAAGAAGCTCATGAATGCCTACTGTGACAGGCAGTCTGTGGAGATGAACTCGATTGCGTTCTTGTTTGATGGACGCCGTCTGCGAGGAGAGCAGACTCCTGATGAG CTAGAGATGGAGGATGGAGATGAGATCGACGCGATGTTGCACCAGACTGGCGGAGCTGGGACTTTGACTTAA